The DNA segment GACTGGGCTTTCCAAGCATTGCAATCACTGGTAGAGCGTTATGGTTGTATTGCAGGATATCCCAATGGGACATACCGTGGTAATCGCGCCCTCACAAGATATGAATTTGCCGCAGGCTTGAACGCTTGTCTGGATCGAGTCAACGAATTGATCGCTACTGCCACGGCGGAGTTAGTCACAAAAGAAGACTTAGCTACACTACAAAGGCTACAAGAAGAGTTTTCTGCGGAACTAGCAACATTAAGAGGTCGAGTTGATGCTTTAGAAGCACGTACCTCGGAATTAGAAGCCAATCAATTCTCAACCACAACAAAGCTGCAAGGACAAGTAGTATCAGTTATCAGCGATGTCTTATCAGGCGATCGCGTCAATAATGCAGATATCGTCGATACAAATACTACTCTGGGAGTACGGGCGCGATTAGAACTTGTCTCCAGCTTTACTGGGCGAGATACCTTGTTCACCAGAATTGAAGCTAACAACATTACTAGCCCCGACATTAATACTCCAGAAGGTAACCTGTTCTTCGCTAGCGTTGAACCCAGTACTAACGCTGCTATTGGTACTTTGTGGTATGGGTTCCCCGTGGGCAAAAATACACAAGCCAAGCTAATTGCCGTTGGAGGTGCAGCAGACGACCTCACCAGCACCGTAAACATATTTGATGGAGATGGTGCTTTTGGTGCTTTAACTACCTTTGGTACACGTAACCCGATTTATGGGCAGATAGGTGGTACTGGTTTGGGTGTCACTCACCAGTTTAGTGATAAATTAGCCTTAAGCTTGGGTTATTTGAGTGGTACAGCAAATGACCCATCACCCCAGAATGGTTTATTTGACGGCGCTTACGGTGCATTAGCACAACTGACAGTTAGACCAAGCGATCGCGTCAGTGTTGGCCTAACATATATCAATTCTTACCGGCAACCCCTAGCCACTGGTAGTAACGCTGCAACCACCTTCCAAGGTTTAGGCGAAAGATTTTCCAGCAATTCCTACGGTCTCCAAGCTTCTATCGGTCTGAGTGAAAAATTAGTCTTGGGTGGATGGGCTGGTTACACTAATAGCCGCATCTTGACAGGCGATCGTGGAGACGTTGATATCTGGAACTATGCGGTTACTCTTGGTTTCCCCGACCTTGGGAAAAAAGGTAACTTAGCCGGTATCATTGCTGGGATGGAACCAAAAGTCACAAGTTCTAGCATCGCTGGACTAAATAGAGATAGAGATACTTCCTATCATGTGGAAGCATTTTATCAATACAAAGTCAGTGATAATATCACCATCACACCAGGCATTATCTGGCTAACATCACCAGACCACAATGACAATAATGATGATGTTGTTATTGGTGCGTTGAGAACCACATTTAGTTTCTAATTTCTCCAAACTCACCAAAAAGACGCAAAGTAATTCTTTGCGTCTTTTTTATGGGAAATCAAAAATAGGTAATTGGTAATTGGTAATTGGTAATAATTGCCTTTTACCCTCTGCGCTCAATTCCCAGTCCCCAGCCCCCAATCCCTAACCCTATTCCAAACCATCATTACCAACAGCAGCCCTAACTAGTGATGTAAATTCATCTAATGTGAGATTGCCATATCTGAGTCTTTCCACTACAGCACCCCTAATAGACCCGCCTGTGTCGTATGGAAGTTTGGACAGTCCACCAGTATGTAGTGTTAGGGCTGGATATGCTGCATGAGTAATAGGATCTATATACGAGAATGCAGTAACTGTATACGCACCGTTGAATCCTGCAAAATAAGTTCCTTTAGGTGCAACCACCTCAGCCGCAATAGTTGATAGATAAGCACCAGGAGTAAGATACACTGCTGCACCTGCAAAGACAGCAGGCTCTCCAGAACTGAAATCAGCGATGGGGTCTTCTATTATTGCTTGGGCTGATGCTGGAGTTGATGCAAAGCTTAAGCAAGCCATAAAACCTGTGAGAGCCAGACTAGCTTTCAAGATCAAGTTAGTAGCGCCAGAAAATAATTTCATATAAGTCCTATGTTTTTAGGGTTTGAGCTTGATTTGTTAGATATTGGGATATTCCTTTTACAAGAATCAAATTAAAGATGAACTAATAACAAATATATGTGAACTAGATAATTTTATGTATGTGAAGAAAGGCATTTAATTAGACATTAAAGCGTCATAGAAATAGACATAAAACTCTCAATAATGTTCTTTTTATTCTTTCTAATTGCTTAAAATATTACTAATAAAAATAAACACCATAAATAACATGATAAATTTTAGTATTTCGTCTTATTGTTACTTTTCATGCCGATCGCCTAAATTTCTCCTCTTGATGGCGCTGCTGTAACTTGTGCATATGATTGAATAAATGCCAGCAATATTCTTCCGGTAATCCGCAGGTGACTGCACCCCTAAGAACAACATTGAAGTACCAGTCATTAGGTGCAACTTCTTCCTCTGATTTATTCACCACTACGTATGTGCGGACATCTTGATACACTCGACTGTGGCTGTGAATTTCTACTGATTCATGACGATAGAGGTTTTGGGATACACCTTCACGTTGATCTAAGTATTCACTTAAGCGTAAAGGTAATTGGTAAAGTACGCCTTTAACACTGGCTTTGGGGTCTTGAACTATATCTAAAACACCACATTTACGGCTTGGTAAATAGAGATAAAATCCCAGACGATAACCTTTCAATACTCCGGGGCCGATAATATAAGGGTGTGTGTTCTCACCAAGCGATCGCTTCAAATCCACCGGACACATACAACTTCCATAAGCAAAATAATAAAACATCGGCTCTTTATGGGACTGATGTAGCGATTTCGTCTCTAAGTGTACAGGATGATGAGATTGCACCCAAGTATGATACGGGCGCGTGCTTTGATGGCTCATTTATCCCTGGAAGTGTATGGTACTATCAGAGTTATACTACATTCATCCTCAGTATTCAACTAAATCTTGATAGATAAACCGTAGTTCAAATTTTACACTGAGGAATTGTTCTGTTCATCTCTTGCATTGAAGATTAAAATAGCCACTGCATAAGCATCAGGACAAGACAAAGCCGCAGATTAGCCTACGCAAGCACTGGAATAACCTTGGACTTAATTATTAAGAACTTTAAACTATTTAAGTAATTACGATATTGCGACTAATTTACTGAAGAATTATGTTGGTATTGGGAATTACTAAGAGTAAGTGGGTAGTAGATTAATGTCGCTGAATGTAGAAGTCTTAGGCAATGAATCCATGCCAATTGTGGATCGAGAAAATAAAAATTCAGTTAATTCTCTAGCACAACAATGGGCGAAAAAGTATTTACAGAATATCCAAATTGATGACGGATCTGAAGAGCGTAACGATGTCTTGTCTTTGTCAGAAGTTGTATCATCAACTGGGCGACAAAGAACTGCAAACAAAATCATGGAATCTTTGCGGACTGTTAGTGCTAAAGCCTGGAATAAAACAGAAGCTCTCTTATCGACACAAATCAAACAGCACAATATAAATCCTAATCTGATTAATCCCTGGGAAGTAGCAGGAGATTCCTTCAAAATTTATCAAAAAACTTTAGATGTATACACTCAACAAACTACGCACAGACCACTCTCTCTAGTGATGAATCAACTGGTTGAAAGCAATTCACTGGACGGAACAGCGCCAGATATCTATACAGAACAAATAGCCCCTAATAAATTAGCTACAGTCATTGGTGCAGATATAGGAGCTATGAGAAATAAGTACACCAGTGTTGATCCGAGAGTGATTGGTTTTGTTAGTATGCAGTTTCATTATACTAGTCAAATGTTGATACAACCGCTCGAACCTCTGGAGCGATCGCTTGTTAGTGCATACTTTAAAGTCATTGATGATCATCTCTATATGCCGTTACAACGTGCTTACGAAGCGGCTGCAAATCATGACTATAATTCCCCAGCTATGTCCGCAGTGCAACGATTATTACCGATGAGTAGCCAAATTGCCAAAAAGATTTGTCACAGGGTGATTGAAATCTATCCAAGTTACAGTTCTATGTCCGGTATTTTGAGTGACCCTATTGTCAAAGTATCTAGTGTTAGAGATGTAGAAATGTTCCAGGTATATCTGTGGGTATGTGCTTTAGAGGAAAGTGTTGCATCTATTCAACAAGAATTATTTCCCCTATGTGTAATGCTGTATCCCAGATTGAAAGTGCATTGGGAATTAGTGCGGCAAATGTTGCACTTACTGGGACAGGAAATACAACATTGCCTAACTCCTGAACAATGTAAAACTTTAATGCCATATTTTCAGGTATTGTGGGATATGTTCTCACCGGATGTGTTGAGTTAACGTTTATCAACAATATTCTCGTGGCTTAAGTCTAAAAATTCCTTGAACGGTTACTAGAATAGGAGTAATTATTGATAATATATCAAGCTAAACAACTAGCAATTGTTGCTAAAACAGACTGAGAAAGCGTAGGCAAATCATAGCCACCTTCTAAACCAAATAACATTTTACGGGTTATTTCCAAACAATAATTAGTGAATAAACCATAGTCTTTTGGTTGCAGATTGACGCTAGCTAGAGGATCGTCAGCATTACCATCATAACCAGCACTAACAATCAGTAAATCTGGCTGAAAGTCTTCTAAAAACGGCATTATCTTTTTTTCCCATAATGGCTGATATACAGCCATATCACTACCAGGTGGTACGGGCAGATTTAACACATTATTATGAAAACCCTTTTCTGTGGCTCTACCTGTTCCAGGATAACAGGGGTACTGATGGAGAGAACAGTAAGCAATTTGGGGATTAATTTCCACGATCGCCTGTGTACCATTACCATGATGTACATCCCAATCAATAATGGCGACACGCTTAATTCCTGGCTGTTCTAAGGCATAATGAGCTGCGATCGCTGCATTAGAAAATAGACAAAATCCCATCCCTGCGTCGCCTTCTGCATGGTGTCCTGGTGGACGTGCCAATACAAAAGCCGGATTGGCTGTCTCTAACACAGTATCGATGCCGTTTAACCAAGCACTCACCGCCAATAAAGCTACATCATAACTACGGGGTGAGACTGGTGTATCGCCATCCAAATAACCGCCGCCAGTAGTAGCAATTTCCCTGACTTTATTCACATAACCTGGGCTATGAACCTTTACTAGAAGCGGCATTACAGATGAGTTTTCTAGGGCTGGTGTAGGTTCAATCCATCTGATCTTTTCCGCAAACGCAGCCTGTTTTAGTGCGTTAACAATCGCTGTCAAACGTTCTGGGCTTTCTGGGTGATATTTGCCAGTTTTGTGATCTAGGAACTCATCAGAATATATGACTGGAAACATGGCGGGAGATGGACAGCAGGATACTGAAGCCATTGTATCGTCTGTTAAGGACTGGGGATTGCTTTACTTCTTACTCCCTGTTTTTTGAACTCCTGAGGGACTTCCAGATAAAAAAATATCCCAAGTGTAGGGTGCGTCAGTGCGATAAAACCTAGCTACACCAAGAAATTATTCATACTGACGCACCCTACTAACTTTGTCAATCCAGGATTTCGCAATTGCGAACTGCGAATTGCGAATTGGTATTAGACCACCTCGAAAGCAAGAGATCACAAAATTATTCTAAGTATGATGTTATTGTTTTGGGTAATTGCACCAAAATCCCTGAAATAACAACAAAATTGTTACATGACCTCTGGCTCACTGCCTACTAATCCCTTTGTGGCTGCGGGGATGATAGAAGACCCCAGATTATTTGTTGGTCGGAAAGATGAATTATATGCGATCGCCTCTCGCATGAGTGGCGCACAGCCGACAAGTATCAATATTTTCGGTGAGAAGCGCATTGGTAAATCTTCCCTGCTGTATCATTTCTTCCTGACTTGGCAGCAACGAGTCCAAGACCCCAGTCGTTATGTAGTGGTTTACCTCTCCTTGCAAAATGTGTCTTGTCAACGGGAGGAAGATTTTTATGTCGCTGTGGTGCAAGAGTTGCTGAAGTACTCCAGTGTGGCAACAAACCCGGCTTTAAGTGACCCGTTGAAAGTTAGACCCCTTAACCGTGCTGCTTTTGCCGATGCGGTGAGAGAGTGGAAAAGGCAAGGTGTATTGCCAGTTCTTTGTTTGGATGACTTCAAAACATTATTTGAAAACAAGAGCGAATTTAACAATGATTTTTACAATAATCTGCGCTCTTTAATGAATCATAATGCTGTGATGCTGGTCATTGCTTCAGAGAAGAAACTTGATTTTTACAGTAACAAGCATCAATTGACATCATCTTTTTTCAATTTGGGTCATGTGATTCCACTGGGTGAACTCCAGGAAGAAGAGGTAACAGATTTACTGCGTTTGCCTGCTAGTACTGTCAATGGGGCAGCACCAGCCTTGAGTATGGATGAACAGCGTCTGAGTCAGCAATTGGCTGGGAATCATCCTTTTCTATTGCAAATTGCCGGGGGTTTGGTGTGTGAGGCGCGCCAACAAGGGCATGATGCAAGCTGGGTGAAAGTTCGTTTTCATCAAGCATCTCGACGTTTACCAAAGTCTCGACTAGGTTCACGTAAATGGTGGCGATGGATGCTTTGGCTAGTTTGGGATTTGCCCGTGCGAATAGGTCAGATATCTAAATTTATTGGCGCGGGTGTGGGGGAAGTAACTAATTGGGTGATGGGAATCGGAATTTTGGTGATGGTGGTTTTGGTGTTTGCTGGTGTCTTGCATTGGCATGATGTGTGGGATTTTGTCCGTGACAAGTTGGGGATTAAGTAGCTATGAGTAATAAGTCTCCAACATCAGGCTTTTGGATTTATGTAGCTGAATGTGTTCGCCTTTTATATTGGGCTTATTTTAAGCCTTACACCTATGAACGCTGGCTGCGTGATATACATCCAGAACTACAGCCCAGAAATAACCCCTTTGATAAAAAAGCTGAGTTTCGCGCTAACCCCCGATTGCGTCGCTATGCTGGGCAGGTTTGGTGGGTAACTCTGTTAGTTCCGTTTTTTGTTGTATTGCTGATAGCACCTGTTTACACTTTGGTTAGTGGTGAGTCGTCTAGATGGTTCTTCAGCTTTATTTTTTTCTTGGGCTGGGTAATAGGAATGTGTCTAGAACCTGTTAGGGATAAATATAAACTTGCTATTTTCTTTCTTGCCTTCCTTACCACGATTTTAAGATCTATATTTTTATCAGGCTTGGCGGTAGGCGTGGTGTTTGGCTTGGCGGTAGGCGTGGTGTTTGGCTTGGCGGTAGGCGTGGTGTTCGGCGTGGCGTTCGACTTGGCGCTAGGCGTGGCGCTAGGCGTGGCGGGAGGCTTGGCGGTAGGCGTAGTGGGAGACATGGCGTTCGGCTTGGCGCTAGGCGTGGTGCGAGGAGTAGCGCTAGGCTTGGCGTTCGGCTTGGCGTTCGGCTTGGTGATAGGCGTGGCGGTAGACGTGGCGATAGGCGTGGTGTTCGGCGTGGTGATAAGCGTGGCGCTAGGCGTAGTGATAAGCGTGGCGATAGGAGTGGTGTTCGGCGTGGCGTTCGGCGTGGCGTTCGGCTTGGCGTTGATTCTGGGCGTGTTACGGTTTTACTTCTGGTTGGTGGAATTGTTGTGGACACTCTTCCTTTTCTTTTTTTCCCCAAATGGGAAGCAGGTAAATTGCTTAAGATACATACCCCCCCGTTTTGATGAATTAATTATTTTGCCTCTACCTTTCTTGGATCAGATGATTGTCGAGGCTTATCGAGAAAATCCTTCATCTGCCCGTGAGACAATAGATTACCTGACGACTTCTACAAATCAACAAAAAGTTGCAGTACGGGCAACTATTGGTATTACTGCCGATATTCTCAATGGCTGTCAACGGTTAGAAGATATTTTAGACATTGCTAATCAATTAACCTGGATTCCCTCCCCACCACCAAAAGAACTTGGCCTTGTCCTACCGCAATTTTTAGAC comes from the Nostoc sp. PCC 7120 = FACHB-418 genome and includes:
- a CDS encoding iron uptake porin — protein: MQKIWKYWLVNPVICSTMLFSGAAAFAGETPAITETNETSKIANADLATQQEVMSQVTSVSQFSDVQPTDWAFQALQSLVERYGCIAGYPNGTYRGNRALTRYEFAAGLNACLDRVNELIATATAELVTKEDLATLQRLQEEFSAELATLRGRVDALEARTSELEANQFSTTTKLQGQVVSVISDVLSGDRVNNADIVDTNTTLGVRARLELVSSFTGRDTLFTRIEANNITSPDINTPEGNLFFASVEPSTNAAIGTLWYGFPVGKNTQAKLIAVGGAADDLTSTVNIFDGDGAFGALTTFGTRNPIYGQIGGTGLGVTHQFSDKLALSLGYLSGTANDPSPQNGLFDGAYGALAQLTVRPSDRVSVGLTYINSYRQPLATGSNAATTFQGLGERFSSNSYGLQASIGLSEKLVLGGWAGYTNSRILTGDRGDVDIWNYAVTLGFPDLGKKGNLAGIIAGMEPKVTSSSIAGLNRDRDTSYHVEAFYQYKVSDNITITPGIIWLTSPDHNDNNDDVVIGALRTTFSF
- a CDS encoding gamma-glutamylcyclotransferase gives rise to the protein MSHQSTRPYHTWVQSHHPVHLETKSLHQSHKEPMFYYFAYGSCMCPVDLKRSLGENTHPYIIGPGVLKGYRLGFYLYLPSRKCGVLDIVQDPKASVKGVLYQLPLRLSEYLDQREGVSQNLYRHESVEIHSHSRVYQDVRTYVVVNKSEEEVAPNDWYFNVVLRGAVTCGLPEEYCWHLFNHMHKLQQRHQEEKFRRSA
- a CDS encoding histone deacetylase family protein, with translation MFPVIYSDEFLDHKTGKYHPESPERLTAIVNALKQAAFAEKIRWIEPTPALENSSVMPLLVKVHSPGYVNKVREIATTGGGYLDGDTPVSPRSYDVALLAVSAWLNGIDTVLETANPAFVLARPPGHHAEGDAGMGFCLFSNAAIAAHYALEQPGIKRVAIIDWDVHHGNGTQAIVEINPQIAYCSLHQYPCYPGTGRATEKGFHNNVLNLPVPPGSDMAVYQPLWEKKIMPFLEDFQPDLLIVSAGYDGNADDPLASVNLQPKDYGLFTNYCLEITRKMLFGLEGGYDLPTLSQSVLATIASCLA
- a CDS encoding ATP-binding protein — encoded protein: MTSGSLPTNPFVAAGMIEDPRLFVGRKDELYAIASRMSGAQPTSINIFGEKRIGKSSLLYHFFLTWQQRVQDPSRYVVVYLSLQNVSCQREEDFYVAVVQELLKYSSVATNPALSDPLKVRPLNRAAFADAVREWKRQGVLPVLCLDDFKTLFENKSEFNNDFYNNLRSLMNHNAVMLVIASEKKLDFYSNKHQLTSSFFNLGHVIPLGELQEEEVTDLLRLPASTVNGAAPALSMDEQRLSQQLAGNHPFLLQIAGGLVCEARQQGHDASWVKVRFHQASRRLPKSRLGSRKWWRWMLWLVWDLPVRIGQISKFIGAGVGEVTNWVMGIGILVMVVLVFAGVLHWHDVWDFVRDKLGIK